One Falco naumanni isolate bFalNau1 chromosome 12, bFalNau1.pat, whole genome shotgun sequence genomic region harbors:
- the NFKBIE gene encoding NF-kappa-B inhibitor epsilon, whose protein sequence is MSRAAGGECRKEAAGWEGEDGQCDSGIESLRSLPGGRETAAESPAAAETLAESGAAEERLDSSYGSGALPEPLPGLPPACSAEEPPPPEGLSRQQLEALTYVSEDGDTLVHLAIIHCVPDVALCCIAQLPREVLEIQNDLFQTPLHLAVYLEQPSVIQALIHKGVNPGLQDRNGNTPLHLACEQQRLQCAQQLLQGTAPPEDMVQHHQDLQLQNWQGLACLHISTLKGNIPMMSLLLESGANIDVREGTSGKTPLHLAVECHNRRAVQFLLHNGAYVDAQMYNGCTPLHLAVGRKDAAIAAILSHSGADTLLRNMENETAQDLADGNDDLLALLPFDDLKISGKPVVCSE, encoded by the exons ATGtcgcgggcggcgggcggcgagTGCCGCAAGGAGGCGGCGGGCTGGGAGGGCGAGGACGGGCAGTGCGACTCGGGCATCGAGTCGCTGCGCTCGCTGCCGGGCGGGCGGGAGACCGCCGCCGagagccccgccgccgccgagaCCCTCGCCGAGAGCGGCGCCGCCGAGGAGCGGCTCGACTCCAGCTACGGCTCCGGCGCCCTGCCCGAGCCGCTGCCCGGGCTGCCGCCCGCCTGCAGCGCcgaggagccgccgccgcccgagGGGCTCAGccggcagcagctggaagcGCTCACCTACGTTTCGGAGGACGGAGACAC GTTGGTTCACCTGGCCATTATCCACTGTGTCCCAGATGTGGCACTCTGCTGCATTGctcagctgcccagggaggtgctggagatCCAAAATGATCTTTTCCAG ACCCCGCTCCACCTCGCCGTGTACCTGGAGCAGCCCAGTGTGATCCAGGCACTGATACACAAGGGAGTGAACCCCGGGCTGCAGGACCGCAATGGCAACACCCCGCTGCACCTAGCCTGTGAGCAGCAGCGCCTGCAGTGcgcccagcagctgctgcagggcacggCCCCGCCAGAGGACATGGTCCAGCACCACCAGGACCTGCAGCTCCAGAACTGGCAAG GCTTGGCCTGTCTGCACATCAGCACCTTGAAGGGAAACATCCCAATgatgtctctgctgctggaaagtGGCGCAAACATTGATGTTCGG gagggcacAAGCGGGAAGACTCCATTGCACCTGGCCGTGGAGTGCCACAACCGCAGGGCTGTCCAGTTCCTGCTGCACAACGGGGCGTACGTGGATGCCCAGATGTACAACGGGTGCACACCGCTCCACCTGGCTGTGGGCCGCAAGGATGCTGCCATCGCCGCCATCCTCTCACACTCTGGAGCTGACACTCTGCTGAGAAACATGGAGAATGAGACAGCTCAGGACCTGGCTGATGGCAATGATGAC CTCCTCGCCTTGCTGCCCTTCGATGACCTGAAGATCTCAGGGAAGCCTGTCGTGTGCTCTGAATGA